The following proteins come from a genomic window of Candidatus Methylacidiphilales bacterium:
- a CDS encoding DUF4019 domain-containing protein, with protein MTDINPPPAPEDVRKCPECGTPLQSGALAGLCPACLLKLGAAGDTLGELVDISALEALCKICEIARPDSVWELAGYKESRMLSLSRGRSVENQVVGDAQGWLVAVDRKDYAHSWQEASVYFKAAVTEPGWTSAMNTYRKPLGEANSRKLLKAQAAKSLPGAPDGEYVVMQFDTSFSAKKSAVETVTFMLEKDGHWRAVGYFIK; from the coding sequence ATGACCGACATAAACCCTCCTCCAGCTCCCGAAGATGTCCGCAAATGCCCCGAATGCGGCACGCCCCTGCAATCGGGCGCGCTTGCCGGGCTTTGTCCGGCCTGCCTGCTCAAACTGGGGGCGGCAGGGGATACCCTGGGCGAACTGGTGGACATTTCGGCGCTGGAAGCGCTCTGCAAAATTTGCGAAATAGCACGACCTGATTCCGTATGGGAACTGGCAGGTTACAAGGAGAGCCGGATGCTCTCGCTTAGTCGAGGTCGAAGCGTAGAAAACCAAGTGGTTGGCGACGCGCAGGGTTGGTTGGTCGCGGTGGATCGAAAAGACTACGCGCACAGTTGGCAGGAAGCCTCAGTCTATTTCAAAGCCGCGGTGACGGAGCCAGGCTGGACATCTGCCATGAACACTTACCGCAAGCCGCTTGGCGAGGCGAATTCGCGCAAGCTGCTGAAGGCGCAGGCAGCCAAGTCGCTTCCAGGCGCGCCGGATGGCGAGTATGTTGTGATGCAGTTCGATACTTCGTTTTCTGCAAAGAAAAGCGCGGTGGAGACTGTCACGTTCATGTTGGAAAAAGATGGGCATTGGCGTGCTGTGGGGTATTTCATCAAGTGA
- a CDS encoding sigma factor, with translation MTSLIYSTPAPGDIFVTTRWTVVLAAGRRSDTQARAALEQLCATYWFPLYAYVRRRGHTKEEAEDLTQDFFARFLEKNYLEGLSAERGRFRAFLLASLKHFLANEWDKSQRQKRGGGAAHFSLDWQTADTKFQVAASNESSPEKIFDREWAVALLGKVINRLQEECEAEGRGKQFAELKGFLSAGTSGESYKQAALQLGQDEGALRVAAHRLRKRYRILLRDEIAQTLSDPSQVEEELRSLFGAFAS, from the coding sequence ATGACAAGTTTAATATACTCCACTCCGGCGCCGGGCGACATCTTTGTCACGACGCGCTGGACGGTTGTGCTTGCAGCCGGGCGCAGATCGGACACGCAGGCGCGGGCTGCGTTGGAGCAATTGTGTGCTACGTATTGGTTCCCGCTTTACGCGTATGTCCGGCGACGCGGCCACACGAAGGAGGAGGCCGAGGATTTGACGCAGGATTTTTTTGCGCGGTTCCTGGAAAAAAATTATCTCGAAGGCTTGAGCGCCGAGCGCGGGCGCTTCCGCGCATTCCTGCTGGCGTCGCTGAAACATTTTCTTGCGAACGAATGGGACAAATCGCAGCGCCAGAAGCGCGGCGGAGGGGCGGCGCATTTTTCCCTGGACTGGCAAACGGCGGACACAAAGTTTCAGGTGGCCGCTTCCAACGAATCGAGTCCGGAAAAAATCTTCGACCGGGAATGGGCCGTGGCATTGCTGGGGAAGGTCATTAATCGCCTGCAAGAGGAATGCGAGGCGGAAGGGAGGGGAAAACAGTTTGCGGAACTTAAAGGCTTTCTCAGCGCCGGGACAAGCGGGGAGTCATACAAACAGGCGGCGTTGCAACTCGGCCAGGACGAAGGCGCGTTGCGTGTGGCGGCACATCGTCTGCGCAAGCGGTACCGGATATTGTTGCGGGATGAGATCGCACAAACCCTTTCCGATCCGTCGCAGGTGGAGGAGGAACTGCGGTCGCTGTTCGGAGCATTTGCGTCGTGA
- a CDS encoding AURKAIP1/COX24 domain-containing protein — protein sequence MGSIKKKRKEKIAKHKRRKRRRLNRHKKRLRYKS from the coding sequence ATGGGTTCCATCAAAAAGAAGAGAAAAGAAAAGATCGCGAAACACAAACGCCGCAAGCGCCGCCGTCTGAACCGGCATAAGAAGCGTCTGCGCTACAAGTCTTAA
- a CDS encoding TolC family protein, which produces MGFTQRIATTTACFALLSLTPYLISGLAAEESHLPRELDWERCVKEAAENNPDLRGARENVINFQAQFKGSFSSLFPQISASANGTDTHTINRESSFSSTTTTHQYSAQLNVDQMIFDGFKTNGQIDQSSANYQVSLMGEAIEKSTVHFSLKTAFAQLLYAQEQLKLAEHIAAARKQEAQQVELKYEGGQEDKGSYLLTAANYRQALYEESQARRNIKVSQRQLAQVLGRITAIDIHVTGELKTKKPPAKEPDYLDMAAGTPIHLQSDMNVAAAKAGITIARSEFMPTVSVTGSAFKQGHTVLPRSEGWEAGLNVSLPIFDGGLNYFDVRSASARYRQSLANRQSSDDQIVFTLEQTYNALLNSIEVVEVNQQLLKANQVRAEIAEGLYANGLASFQDYDQIQNSLISIQKTELQTRRDAVIAEANWELAQGSGDIP; this is translated from the coding sequence ATGGGTTTTACTCAAAGAATTGCCACAACCACGGCTTGTTTCGCTTTGTTGTCACTGACTCCGTACCTGATATCCGGGTTGGCTGCCGAGGAGTCGCATCTTCCGCGCGAACTGGATTGGGAACGGTGTGTGAAAGAGGCTGCGGAAAACAATCCCGATCTGAGGGGTGCGCGTGAAAATGTGATTAATTTCCAAGCCCAGTTCAAGGGCAGTTTCAGCAGCCTGTTTCCACAGATTTCGGCCAGCGCCAACGGTACGGACACGCACACCATTAACCGAGAGAGCTCATTTTCCAGCACCACCACCACCCACCAATACTCCGCGCAATTGAACGTCGATCAGATGATTTTCGACGGTTTTAAAACCAACGGCCAAATCGACCAATCCTCGGCCAACTACCAGGTATCGTTGATGGGAGAGGCGATTGAAAAGTCCACGGTCCATTTTTCGCTAAAAACCGCTTTTGCGCAGCTTTTGTATGCGCAGGAGCAGTTGAAACTGGCCGAGCATATTGCGGCCGCCCGAAAACAGGAAGCCCAACAGGTGGAGCTAAAATACGAGGGTGGGCAGGAAGACAAGGGATCCTATCTCCTGACGGCGGCAAATTACCGGCAGGCGCTTTATGAAGAATCACAGGCCAGGCGCAACATCAAGGTTTCGCAACGCCAGCTTGCCCAGGTACTGGGACGAATCACGGCAATCGACATTCATGTGACCGGGGAACTGAAAACCAAAAAGCCGCCCGCGAAGGAACCGGATTATCTTGACATGGCCGCCGGCACGCCGATCCATCTTCAAAGCGATATGAATGTCGCAGCCGCCAAGGCCGGGATCACGATTGCGCGCAGCGAGTTTATGCCTACCGTGAGCGTTACGGGCTCGGCCTTCAAGCAGGGGCATACGGTCCTGCCGAGAAGTGAGGGTTGGGAGGCGGGGCTTAACGTGTCTTTGCCGATTTTCGATGGAGGGCTGAACTATTTTGATGTCCGCTCGGCGTCGGCGCGATACCGGCAATCGCTGGCGAATCGGCAGAGTTCGGACGACCAGATTGTTTTCACGCTGGAGCAGACCTACAACGCCCTGCTCAATTCCATTGAGGTGGTGGAGGTCAACCAGCAACTGTTGAAAGCAAACCAGGTGCGGGCGGAAATCGCGGAAGGATTGTACGCCAACGGGCTGGCTTCCTTTCAGGATTACGACCAGATTCAAAACAGCCTGATCAGCATACAGAAAACCGAGTTGCAAACCCGGCGGGATGCGGTCATAGCCGAGGCCAACTGGGAACTGGCGCAAGGATCCGGAGACATACCATGA
- a CDS encoding HIT domain-containing protein, which yields MEHLWAPWRNSYVTADKKTSATVFYDIGQSSNDAENFVICRSKTVYVVLNRFPYNTAHSLVIPYRMVADLSDLTEPEGADLWDLVRRTVASIRSVYNPHGFNIGINLGESAGAGLPDHLHVHVVPRWKGDTNFMATTAETRIHPSDLPSVYQHLKAAFEKN from the coding sequence ATGGAACACCTTTGGGCCCCCTGGCGCAATAGTTATGTCACCGCCGACAAAAAAACCTCGGCAACTGTGTTTTACGACATCGGCCAGTCCTCCAATGACGCTGAAAACTTTGTCATCTGCCGCAGCAAAACGGTTTATGTGGTTCTCAACCGCTTCCCTTATAATACGGCGCATTCGCTGGTCATTCCCTACCGCATGGTGGCCGACTTAAGCGATCTCACAGAACCGGAAGGCGCCGACCTCTGGGATCTGGTCCGGAGGACTGTCGCTTCCATCCGCTCGGTCTATAATCCGCACGGCTTTAATATTGGCATCAACCTGGGCGAAAGCGCGGGAGCGGGCCTGCCGGATCATTTGCATGTCCACGTGGTCCCGCGTTGGAAGGGCGACACCAATTTCATGGCCACGACCGCCGAGACCCGGATTCATCCGTCGGACCTGCCCTCGGTTTACCAGCATCTGAAAGCGGCATTTGAAAAAAACTGA
- a CDS encoding helix-turn-helix domain-containing protein: MKKIAALSFDELPKTYEGLCLLLLPRPIHDKMELENSTEMVDLLAGHKLNVEQEDYLDLLSDIIADYEEECAPVKVRKMAPLEALKYLLQENGMNASQLAALLGVDRSLGARIVRGERYLTAEHISKLAKHFAVNPGIFLD; this comes from the coding sequence GCGCTCTCATTTGACGAACTTCCCAAGACTTACGAAGGGCTGTGCCTTCTGCTCCTGCCCCGCCCTATTCATGACAAGATGGAGTTGGAAAACTCCACCGAAATGGTGGATCTCCTGGCGGGACACAAGCTTAATGTGGAGCAGGAAGATTACCTCGATCTGCTTTCCGACATCATTGCAGATTACGAGGAGGAGTGCGCTCCTGTTAAAGTTAGGAAGATGGCTCCATTGGAGGCGCTTAAATATCTGCTTCAAGAAAACGGTATGAATGCCAGCCAACTTGCGGCCTTGCTTGGAGTTGACCGCAGCCTGGGAGCCAGAATTGTGCGCGGGGAACGGTACTTGACAGCGGAACACATCTCAAAATTGGCGAAACATTTTGCAGTGAATCCAGGGATTTTTTTGGATTAA
- the hisG gene encoding ATP phosphoribosyltransferase: MKTRKPLRIGLPTGSLQEATLELFKRAGFCIRVSSRSYKPSIDDPELEVRLLRAQEIARYVDEGFLDLGITGRDWVAENRAKVKVVQNLAFSKATKSPARWVLVVPEESKITKPAHLKGKRIATEAVNITRDYLARHKIKAHVEFSWGATEVKVPELVDAIVDITETGSSLKANKLRIVDTLMESYPQLIANPRVYRDSWSCAKTQNLALLLQGALNARDKVGLKMNLPSGKLDSILKQLPALRNPTVSPLAGRDWVAIETIIDEVIVREIIPRLKALGAEGIIEYPLNKVVY; the protein is encoded by the coding sequence ATGAAAACCAGAAAGCCACTGCGAATCGGCCTGCCCACGGGCAGCCTGCAGGAAGCCACGCTTGAGCTGTTCAAGCGCGCCGGCTTTTGCATCCGCGTCTCCAGCCGGTCGTACAAACCGTCCATCGACGACCCGGAGTTGGAAGTCCGACTGCTCCGCGCGCAGGAAATCGCCCGCTATGTCGATGAAGGGTTTCTCGATCTGGGAATCACCGGACGCGATTGGGTTGCCGAAAACCGCGCGAAGGTGAAAGTGGTCCAGAATCTTGCCTTCAGTAAAGCAACCAAGTCGCCTGCCCGCTGGGTTCTGGTCGTGCCGGAAGAATCCAAAATCACCAAACCCGCACATCTCAAGGGGAAACGCATTGCGACCGAAGCGGTCAACATCACCCGGGACTATCTCGCACGCCACAAGATCAAGGCTCATGTGGAATTTTCCTGGGGCGCAACCGAAGTGAAGGTGCCGGAATTGGTCGATGCCATTGTCGATATCACCGAGACCGGCTCCTCCCTGAAAGCCAACAAGCTGCGGATTGTGGATACCCTGATGGAATCCTATCCCCAACTCATTGCCAATCCCCGCGTGTACCGGGATTCGTGGAGTTGCGCAAAGACACAAAACCTCGCTCTGCTGCTCCAAGGCGCGCTGAATGCGCGGGACAAAGTCGGCCTGAAGATGAACCTGCCCTCCGGCAAGCTGGACAGCATTTTAAAACAGCTTCCGGCCCTGCGCAATCCCACCGTCTCGCCCCTGGCCGGACGGGACTGGGTGGCCATTGAAACGATCATCGATGAAGTCATAGTCCGTGAAATCATCCCGCGGCTGAAGGCCTTGGGCGCGGAGGGGATCATCGAATATCCGCTGAATAAGGTTGTCTATTAA
- a CDS encoding efflux RND transporter periplasmic adaptor subunit yields MKIKILIRPLTGPLPLVLLALLCHGCKPKNSSYDSYPVQRGEIRSQVLSNGTVQPENKLDIKPPINGRADSVLVQIGDAVKKGQVLAWMSSTDRAVLLDAARTKGADELAHWEDYYKPAALIAPLDGTIISKNLNPGQVVTSSDVVFSMSDHLIVAAIVDETDLAKIKLLQRVELAVDAYPDVQFTGAVERIAFNAAIVNSVTTYEVDVLPDKVPDFIRSGMTAVAKFLVAEKKDALFVPAATIRQYKSKSFVLVQDPDHDGQAVSRQIEVGISDGKKTEILSGLKEGDTVLMPKFQLSGAGSASKGNPLVPTVKRNPNPPSTTPR; encoded by the coding sequence ATGAAAATAAAAATTCTGATACGGCCGCTGACCGGCCCTTTGCCTCTTGTTCTACTCGCGTTGCTTTGCCACGGGTGCAAGCCTAAGAATTCGTCTTACGACTCATATCCCGTGCAGCGGGGTGAGATCCGGAGCCAGGTTTTGTCAAACGGCACCGTGCAACCTGAGAACAAGCTCGATATCAAGCCGCCCATCAACGGCAGGGCTGACAGTGTGCTGGTGCAAATTGGCGACGCAGTCAAAAAAGGGCAGGTTCTGGCCTGGATGAGTTCGACGGACCGCGCGGTGTTGCTGGACGCCGCGCGAACCAAGGGCGCGGACGAACTCGCGCACTGGGAGGACTATTACAAGCCAGCCGCCCTGATTGCTCCACTGGACGGGACCATCATTTCAAAAAATTTGAATCCGGGCCAGGTGGTGACTTCCTCCGATGTGGTTTTCAGCATGTCGGACCATTTGATTGTGGCCGCCATCGTTGATGAGACGGATCTGGCCAAAATAAAACTTCTACAACGCGTTGAATTGGCCGTGGACGCATATCCGGATGTGCAGTTTACAGGCGCTGTGGAACGGATTGCCTTCAATGCCGCCATCGTGAACAGTGTCACGACCTATGAAGTGGATGTGCTTCCGGATAAAGTGCCTGATTTCATCCGCAGCGGCATGACGGCTGTTGCCAAGTTTCTTGTGGCGGAAAAGAAAGACGCCTTGTTTGTACCCGCAGCGACGATCCGGCAGTACAAAAGCAAAAGCTTTGTCCTTGTCCAGGACCCGGACCATGACGGCCAGGCAGTGTCCAGGCAGATTGAAGTCGGGATCAGCGACGGCAAAAAAACCGAGATCCTATCGGGATTGAAGGAAGGCGACACGGTGTTGATGCCCAAATTCCAATTATCCGGGGCTGGGTCCGCCTCGAAAGGAAACCCGTTGGTGCCGACAGTGAAGCGCAATCCGAACCCGCCCTCCACCACGCCGCGCTGA
- a CDS encoding phosphate acyltransferase, producing MSKFIESIYEKLRRHPKRIVFPEGNDARVLQAASEYVHLRLGPAVVLGKKEAVESLAASRGISLHHILVIDPETAADLPLFVRRLESLQRYRGIKDSEAAKILTNPNYFAAMMLQNGQCDGLVAGASEFSGNILRPLFQLIKPLPGVKTISSCMILDIPDCAYGDDGVMFFADAGVIPNPTVEQLSDIAVETARLRRQLTGEVPRVAMLSYSTKGSAQTQDTEKIIAATALARQKARDQGLKAEIDGELQVDAALLPEIAALKAPGSMVAGKANVLIFPDLNSGNISVKLVQRLSKATAYGQILLGLSKPAAELSRGAAAYDILGVAALVALQAIEYRKLYPEQDHDAWHPAE from the coding sequence ATGTCAAAGTTCATCGAATCAATTTACGAAAAATTGCGGCGCCATCCGAAGCGGATTGTGTTCCCGGAAGGCAACGACGCCCGTGTTTTGCAGGCGGCCTCCGAATATGTGCATTTAAGATTGGGCCCCGCGGTTGTGCTTGGCAAAAAGGAGGCTGTTGAGAGCCTGGCGGCCTCCAGGGGAATTTCCCTCCACCATATTCTGGTCATTGATCCCGAGACGGCGGCGGACCTGCCTCTTTTTGTCCGGCGGCTGGAGTCGCTCCAGCGTTACCGCGGCATCAAGGATTCCGAGGCGGCCAAGATCCTGACCAACCCCAATTATTTCGCGGCCATGATGCTGCAAAACGGCCAGTGCGACGGGCTGGTCGCTGGCGCGAGCGAGTTTTCCGGCAACATCCTGCGGCCCCTGTTCCAACTGATCAAACCGCTGCCCGGAGTCAAAACCATTTCCAGTTGCATGATCCTGGACATACCCGACTGTGCCTATGGCGACGATGGAGTCATGTTTTTTGCGGACGCCGGAGTGATCCCCAACCCGACAGTGGAGCAACTATCCGACATTGCGGTTGAAACAGCGCGGCTGCGCCGCCAGTTGACGGGTGAAGTGCCGCGGGTGGCCATGCTTTCCTATTCCACCAAAGGCAGCGCCCAGACCCAGGACACGGAAAAGATCATTGCCGCCACCGCGCTGGCCCGGCAGAAAGCGCGCGATCAGGGGCTGAAGGCTGAGATCGACGGGGAGCTGCAGGTGGATGCGGCATTGTTGCCGGAGATCGCGGCGTTGAAGGCCCCTGGCAGCATGGTGGCCGGCAAGGCGAATGTTTTGATATTTCCCGACCTGAACTCCGGGAATATTTCGGTCAAACTGGTGCAACGGCTGTCGAAAGCGACGGCCTATGGCCAGATTTTGCTGGGGCTTTCCAAACCTGCGGCCGAGCTTTCACGCGGAGCGGCGGCCTATGATATCCTGGGTGTGGCGGCGCTTGTGGCCTTGCAGGCCATTGAATACCGGAAGCTGTATCCCGAGCAGGACCACGATGCCTGGCACCCCGCGGAGTAA
- a CDS encoding rhodanese-like domain-containing protein has translation MTALTPSALAELLKPEKRPRLIDVRERDEWEICRLPNAELIPLSEFASRVLDEIGKEEDIILYCHHGVRSERAGVFLLKSGYQQVRHLQGGIDAWSVEVDTGVKRY, from the coding sequence ATGACAGCCCTGACTCCATCCGCGCTGGCGGAATTGTTGAAGCCTGAAAAAAGGCCGCGCCTGATCGATGTACGGGAGCGCGACGAGTGGGAAATTTGCCGCTTGCCGAATGCTGAACTTATTCCATTATCGGAGTTTGCATCAAGAGTGCTCGACGAAATCGGCAAAGAGGAGGACATCATTTTATACTGCCACCATGGCGTCCGTTCGGAACGGGCGGGCGTTTTTTTACTCAAAAGCGGGTATCAGCAGGTTCGCCATCTGCAAGGCGGCATTGATGCGTGGTCAGTTGAAGTGGATACGGGTGTAAAACGGTATTAG
- a CDS encoding AAA family ATPase yields the protein MLTNEITPRIFVAATRQNDGKTTTALGLVAGLRKRFGKVGYIKPIGQRYVEVDGLKVDEDTVLINDTYQPGLPLEAMSPIAVDPHFTRQYLDAGDPEELKSRVENAFNRAAWEQDFVVIEGSGHAGVGSVFDMSNAQVSALLKSKAIIVSQGGVGRPIDEIALNLALFRKFKVPVIGAIMNKVIPDRIADLWPYAEKGLAKLGLPLLGIVPLNNTLRQPTVNQVCEELKGKFIAGEKAKRRRVSRVAIAITTSRNAEVYFEPGSLIITAGDREDMILAVLGAITEGGISQVAGVVLTHGMLPQPGLVKIMQTRNIPFISVPHESYEVASKINRMTVKTEPGDGEKIGLIQQLIEESVNLDAIISAAKMS from the coding sequence ATGCTGACAAACGAAATCACACCGCGGATTTTCGTCGCGGCCACACGCCAGAACGACGGTAAAACCACGACGGCGCTTGGCCTGGTCGCCGGCTTGCGCAAGCGTTTCGGGAAAGTTGGCTATATCAAACCGATAGGCCAGCGCTATGTTGAAGTTGATGGACTGAAGGTCGATGAAGACACGGTGCTGATCAACGACACCTACCAGCCCGGCCTGCCGCTGGAGGCGATGAGCCCGATAGCGGTGGACCCCCATTTCACCCGCCAATACCTGGATGCAGGCGATCCGGAGGAGCTCAAGAGCCGGGTTGAAAACGCCTTCAACCGCGCCGCATGGGAGCAGGACTTTGTCGTGATCGAGGGATCGGGGCATGCCGGGGTGGGCAGTGTCTTCGATATGTCAAACGCTCAGGTGTCGGCGCTTTTGAAAAGCAAGGCGATCATTGTCAGCCAGGGCGGCGTGGGCAGGCCGATAGACGAAATCGCGCTGAATCTCGCGCTGTTCCGAAAATTCAAGGTGCCGGTGATCGGCGCGATCATGAACAAGGTGATCCCCGATCGTATCGCCGACCTGTGGCCGTATGCGGAAAAGGGCCTGGCCAAGCTCGGCCTGCCTTTGTTAGGTATTGTGCCTTTGAACAACACCCTGCGCCAGCCCACGGTCAACCAGGTTTGCGAGGAGCTCAAAGGCAAATTTATCGCCGGTGAAAAGGCCAAGCGCCGCCGTGTCAGCCGCGTGGCCATCGCAATCACCACATCGCGCAATGCCGAGGTTTATTTTGAGCCCGGCAGCCTGATTATCACCGCGGGCGACCGCGAGGACATGATCCTTGCGGTGCTGGGCGCGATCACGGAAGGCGGAATTTCCCAGGTGGCCGGCGTGGTGCTCACGCACGGGATGCTGCCGCAGCCCGGCCTAGTGAAGATCATGCAAACACGCAACATCCCGTTTATCTCCGTGCCTCACGAGAGTTATGAAGTGGCCAGCAAAATCAACCGGATGACCGTGAAAACCGAGCCCGGGGATGGCGAGAAAATCGGGCTGATCCAGCAGTTGATCGAGGAGAGCGTTAATCTGGATGCGATCATCAGCGCGGCGAAAATGTCTTAA
- the holA gene encoding DNA polymerase III subunit delta, whose product MAKTESKLKAKHILVAGSDEFSVKERGQSLLRELAPEDPMNLETIDGQVDSVDQACRQLDSLVESLLTLPFLADSKLVFFKNCNFLADSVTANSEAVISRLLRLTELIGKLPPSSVQLVMTAVSIDRRKAFYKSFEKLGMVELFNLPEIQGARAEEAWMGEIEKLMIQAGLKPGPGVVERMFEVVGNDRRALHSEVEKLSLFAHPHGDISEEDLKQVVSGNRELMVWDLLDAVIAGDSAESVHMLRQLLAQNESEVGILILLAGQVRLAALGTHLLETRRLRLSRSGTFLNADLTQEGIDFLPVNKKGEKPKPFRIARIVEQARRKPPQKWFEALDVLYQTNLRMVSSATDPEKLLETAILRICQI is encoded by the coding sequence ATGGCCAAAACGGAGAGCAAGCTGAAAGCGAAGCATATTCTGGTTGCCGGTTCCGATGAATTTTCTGTCAAGGAGCGCGGCCAGAGCCTCTTGCGGGAACTCGCGCCGGAAGACCCGATGAACCTGGAGACCATCGACGGACAAGTCGATTCCGTGGACCAGGCCTGCAGGCAGTTGGATTCGCTCGTCGAATCCCTTTTGACCCTGCCATTTCTTGCGGATTCGAAACTGGTCTTTTTCAAAAATTGCAATTTTCTGGCCGACAGTGTGACCGCCAACAGCGAGGCGGTGATTTCGCGGTTGCTGCGGCTGACAGAACTGATCGGCAAGCTTCCACCGTCGAGCGTACAATTGGTGATGACAGCCGTATCGATTGACCGGCGAAAGGCGTTTTACAAATCGTTCGAGAAACTGGGCATGGTCGAGCTGTTCAATTTGCCGGAGATCCAGGGCGCGCGGGCCGAAGAAGCCTGGATGGGTGAAATCGAGAAGCTGATGATCCAGGCCGGATTGAAACCGGGTCCCGGAGTGGTGGAGCGGATGTTCGAGGTGGTGGGGAATGACCGCCGCGCCTTGCACAGCGAGGTTGAAAAACTTTCGCTCTTCGCGCATCCGCATGGAGACATCAGCGAGGAAGATTTGAAACAGGTGGTCTCGGGCAATCGGGAATTGATGGTTTGGGACTTGTTGGATGCGGTGATTGCCGGCGACTCCGCTGAGTCCGTTCACATGTTGCGCCAGTTGCTGGCGCAGAATGAGTCGGAGGTCGGCATTCTGATCCTGCTGGCCGGCCAGGTGCGGCTTGCGGCGCTGGGCACACATTTGCTCGAGACCAGGCGTTTGCGACTTTCGCGCAGCGGTACTTTCCTGAATGCGGATTTGACCCAGGAAGGCATCGATTTTTTGCCGGTGAACAAAAAGGGGGAAAAGCCCAAGCCGTTCCGGATTGCGCGGATTGTGGAGCAGGCGCGCCGGAAGCCGCCGCAGAAATGGTTTGAGGCCCTGGATGTGTTGTACCAGACGAATTTACGGATGGTGTCCTCCGCGACAGATCCTGAAAAATTACTGGAGACGGCTATTTTGAGGATATGCCAGATCTAA
- a CDS encoding PH domain-containing protein — MKTYKAPWSTLLIVMSTLATLLILGLVVWLAFLPLPKHGSEIVLWLRWLPLLLVPICALSIVRGYAITADAILVHRLFWSTRLPRAGLKSATFEPGIMCKSIRTCGNGGFFSFTGFYWNKTLKSYRAFVTDHRRTVVLHYERRTIVVSPGEPEEFVRALMG, encoded by the coding sequence ATGAAAACCTACAAAGCTCCCTGGAGCACCCTGCTCATTGTCATGTCCACACTGGCCACGCTCTTGATTCTGGGGCTTGTAGTTTGGCTTGCGTTTCTCCCTTTGCCAAAACACGGGAGCGAGATTGTGTTATGGTTGCGCTGGCTGCCGCTGTTGCTCGTGCCCATCTGTGCATTATCGATCGTGCGCGGATATGCCATCACAGCGGATGCGATCCTTGTGCATCGATTGTTCTGGTCAACACGTTTGCCGCGCGCGGGATTGAAATCCGCAACCTTCGAGCCGGGCATCATGTGCAAAAGCATCCGTACCTGCGGGAATGGAGGCTTCTTTTCCTTCACCGGGTTTTATTGGAACAAAACGTTGAAGTCCTACCGTGCTTTCGTCACCGACCACCGCCGGACTGTCGTGCTGCATTATGAACGGCGGACGATCGTCGTATCGCCCGGGGAGCCGGAGGAATTTGTCCGCGCACTGATGGGATGA